DNA from Carassius gibelio isolate Cgi1373 ecotype wild population from Czech Republic chromosome B8, carGib1.2-hapl.c, whole genome shotgun sequence:
GCCAGGGGTTGTTTGTCCTCGGGTTAAAAAAACCCCTACctcaataacgtgatatttagaccCTGGAAATGTTAACAAGGGAACCCCACAAAAACACGTGTATTTCATCCCCGAAAGCTAGTTTTAACGGGAGAACCCCCCTCGAACGCGAATGGGATAGTTTCGAGTACCGTCTGGGATGGTTTTTTGTgtgaacctggcaaccctgtgaAATGCGCATGCGATTCCATATTGGTCGTTTCTCAAGCGGTTCATTGAAGGAAGAGTGTTCGTGCGTTGTTTGAAATATAGGACCTTAAATATCGTTCACAGATATGTCCTCGAGTGACTTTTATTTGAGGTACTATGTGGGCCATAAAGGTAAATTCGGACACGAATTTCTGGAATTTGAATTCAGACCAGACGGTAAGTCAGGCGCCAATTTAGCTTGCTAATATGCTAGCAGCCTTTCTGTTGATATCTGTGCTTGCCTTTTTTACTAGGCCGAAACGTTTTTCTAAAGCTATTTGAACTTATATTACTGGTTTATTTCTTTCGTACTTGTGAAGtagaaaaactaattaaaatgctGGTAACATTTGATTTACTTAAAATTGTCACTTTAATAtcttaattgttttcatttaataaataatatttatggtAAGAAATTGTTGTGTTTCTGATGTAATATTTCAGTGACTGTTAAAACTTTTCATAAGAagcttttatataatttatggatagtttattttttcttccagGCAAACTGAGGTATGCAAACAACAGTAACTACAAGAACGACGTCATGATCCGAAAAGAGGTAAAGTCAGCTGCATGATGACGTCACATACATTCAATATTAGGTCATTTTTGTTGAGATGTATGTAGGCTTTGTATCTTATGAGAgacccccccctccccccaggCGTATGTTCATAAAAGTGTGATGGAAGAGTTGAAGAGAATCATTGATGACAGTGAGATCACAAAAGAAGACGATGCCTTGTGGCCACCTCCAGACAGAGTCGGGCGACAAGTttgtagaaatatttatattgctttcatttttaattttattattattatttttatccttTAATACTCCTAATTGCATCCTTGTTGCTTTTCTTTGTGCTGTATAGGAACTGGAGATTGTCATCGGTGatgaacacatttcattcacaactTCCAAAATTGGATCTTTAATTGATGTCAACCAGTCCAAGTAAGCATATTTCATAGATGGATCTCCTCTTGTTCTCTCTGCTTTACTACATTTCACTATCTCATTCTTGAAACTTGGCATTGCAGAACCACAAGTATTATTGActcttgtatgataaattgcttgtAATGGatcttatttataaattatttaagagAAAAGCATCTGCTCAATGATTTACTGCAATGTAGTTTTTTTCTTCGTAATTTATTCAGTATTATCATGCAGTTAATTGCTTTCCTTTTTCTTCTCTGAAGCAGTGCCGCACTGTATGTTTTCTATATATTATTAGAGTAATAACATTTGTGATTTTGATCATCAGGGACCCAGAAGGACTCAGAGTTTTCTACTACCTGGTCCAGGATCTCAAATGCCTTGTATTCAGTCTCATCGGCCTCCACTTCAAAATCAAGCCCATCTAGCTACCCAGTTGCTTTTATTCTAGATTGGGGTCATATTTTAGTTATTGTTtgagctattttcaacatttgtaattgtatattgcttggtggtatttttttttttttaataaatttgttcaactgttgaaaaacttcacTCTACATTTCAAAACCTCTTAAACTGCAAAATATCTTTTCaacaccttaaagggttagttcaccgaaatattacaattatgtcattaataactcaccctcatgtcgttccaaacccgtaagaccttcattcatcttcggaacacagtttaagatattttagatttagtccgtgAGCTTTCTGTCCCGCCATTGAAAGTGTTTGCACAGTATACTGtgaacatcttcaaagtagtgcatgtgacatcagagggtcagttagaattttttgaagcatcgaaaatacattttggtccaaaaatagcaaaaactatgactttactcacattgtcttctcttccgggtctattCTGAGCAAGTTCACTGAGTCagtctttcgttcattatctgtcTCTGCTCGGTGtgcatcttcagttctctcttcacagcagttcagtcagtgtactgtttgagtaaatgaattactccaggatattggtttgtttgaactcagagggagtgtcagccacattaaaaaagtaaaaaaacagcttaagtcatttgtggattaatgcatattggagacgcgtaccatttcaaacgattcagttcgatttggtgaactggttcaaaaagatccggttacatcgagtgattcatttgcgaaccagatatcactaaactgcagtgaacgcgctcagaacagacccggaagaaaagacaatgctgaataaagtcatagcttttgctatttttggaccatgtattttcgatgcttcaaaaaattctaactgaccctctgatgtcacatggactactttgaagatgttcacagtataccgtgcacacagcttcaatggagggacagaaagctctcggactaaatctaaaatatcttaaactgtgttccgaagataaacggaggtcttacgggtttgaaactacatgagggtgagttattaatgacataattttgatatttggatgaactaaccctttaatgttgaTATCAACATTTGCACTCTAAATAGGTGGTGCAATATGTACACTACTAGTTTAAAGTTTGGGGTTGAATGTCTCTTATGTTCAGCAAGGATGACTtgtttcaaaaatacagtattcaGTAGAATTAATATTATCTTGAAACATAATTTCTGTAATGGCACTGCTAAATTtgtagtcttcagtgtcgcatgatgcATTTCTTATAGTTGGAAAcaattgtgttgcttaatatttttatagaaaattatacattttatcagaATTTTTTGATGAATCTAAACATAATCAAGaacataatttacttttttttttggtagcaaTATACAAATTTTTCCTGTTATCTTTGAATGAAAGACTCCCCagacttttgaaaagtagtgtagggttagtaaattaaaaatattttaagcagatattcaatattttatcttttttttattaagcttGTTACAATATTTACAATCAGAGTATTCAGAGTTATCCATGTGTTTACATCTTATAAGGCAAAGGACAGGTCTTTCAATTattgtacataattttttttgtgtatggaAGTACATTGTATACATGTTGCATTGAGACAAAGATAATTGACCGTTGAAAAGTATAGATGGATTAAAGCTGCCCTTTGAACTTGGGGGAAATACACTGCAAACATTTCAACCACAACACATTTCAGGACATCAGCATTCACAGTTTTACCTATAGCCCCATTACAATTACAAATTTTTGCTTCTGGATCAGATCACTTCAGCATAAGCTCAATACCAAGCAGCCACATTTGTGTATCCACACAGTGCAACGCTTAGTTCTACTTTCAACCTTTAAATATAAACACGTTACACTGGTACACTTGAGTCCTTATCTgataaaagtaaaacataaaatgGTTCTAAATTCAGACTACTCCCTTACAAAGTGCTTCAATGAACTTCAACACATTAAGAGCACTTTCAATTAATGGGTTTTCCATCAAGTACTGTAAAAATGTCTTCCAAGGACTTGTGAACACACTTAAGGAACTCATGAACATTTCTGGAAGGGTAGCTGGACACATTGCAACCTATCCATTCATCATGGACACCATAGCCCACTCCGAAACCATCAGGCACCACAGGAGCAAACCCTCCCAGACTGACTGCTGGGCTGGTAAGGGTACTAGTGGAGAGAATGTTGTGGTTTATGGCAGTATATGCTGGATCCTTGTAGAGACCGTGCAGGGCCATTCCTTTTGAATTAGCCAAGTAGCGCATGGCAAAGAGATGGCGATCAAAGCCTTGACCTAgaagaaaatgcacaaaaaatataACAATGATGAAATACACAAGTTGAGAGTGAACTAATGATCTAATTTGATGCCCACCCTCCCCCAAAAATGTAAAAggatggaaattctgtcatcaaccTCAAGTCATTCTGAAACTGTTTGaacagacattaaaaatatatatatttttgtccatacaataacAATCGGTGTGGTCTAATGCTGttttggacccccccccccccccaggatgAAAAGACACCTCATGAATATGCACTAACCCATTGCTGCCTCTTTAGTGAGCTGTCCATGGTATTTGGAGCATTCATTCAACAGCCCTTGTAACTGCTCCACACTGTGCTGTCCAGGCTGCTCAACGAATGCCTTGGCACAGCGCTTTGTGTGGATCGTAGCAGGACGGATGGTTTCTGTGCGCCCATGTTTAAAGGCTGCAGTGCTACACGACTCGTATGTGGCGACCGTCTGGCGATATTGGCGAAGGAAGCCCATCTGGAAAGCCAGCTGAGAGATGGCATCTGGACTGAGCTTCTTCTTCTTAAGTTGCTCCTTTCCACCTTTCTTGAACTCCATGGCGTCGATGGTGAGCTTTGACACGGCGGCCTGGAAGTTCTCTTTAGCTTTTGCGATTCCAGCTTTTAACTCCTCAGTGAGTTTGAACTCTAATCGGCGCACCGCAGAGGAAGAGTCCACCGCTGCAGGCTGGGATCCAGGCCCCACCAAAGGCTTCTCTGTGGTGTCCTTGAAGACCTCATTTTGGAAGCGAAGAACAGCCACACCGTCACCCCAAGAGTGCTCAAAATTGATGGCCGCCTGTCCGTCTTTAGCCAAGATGATACTGAAGGACTTGTCATACCAGCGGTTGCAGCCGTCTCCATGTAGCATGTTGTGGGAAATGTGAATATGGTCTCTCATCACCTCCTCATCCAAGCAGAGGCAGAACAAAGCACTGTCTACTAAATGCAGAGCTTCTCCATTTCCAGCTTCCATTAGTTTATGTCTTAACCCTGCCCAGGTGTCTCTATTCTCACTGGTTAGAATGCCCAAGGGGAACGAAGGAGCTTTTGTTGAGTCTGATAGGATGTATTTCAAATGAGCTTGCACCTCAGCAGGCTTTATGAGGCTGCCGTCCCGATCTAGAGCATCAAACACATACAGGTTGCCTCGCCTTACTACGAGCAGGTGGCGGCCTTTATCATCTGTGAGAAGCTCGTCGCGCTTGTACTTGGGTATACGTGTAGAGTTGAAGAGGCGGAAGTATTGGGACATATCCAGAGGATAGGCATTCACCATGTAGGCTCCAAACCATGAGATAGAGGGGGGCACCCATCGGATCAACTTCTTGAAACTATCGGTGTCACTCTTGGCAGGGTTAAGATGAAACACCTCTGGCTCAAGTAGACCAGCACGAAGGGTCTTCATGAACCGGACGGCTGAGCACACCATGTTGGTGGCTCGCACAAGCTGGTCGTTGTACTCAGGTTTGGGGTCAGGGTTAAAGGACATGAAGGGGTTAAAGTTGAGCACAACAGACTCCCGAGCAGACAAGTACATGTCAAACCATGGAGCTGCAAGGCAAATGGGAGAAATTCATGAATGATGTTACAGTTAAAACTAATAATATTCAATTGTTCTTTTTATTACTACATCTCCTACCTGATATATAGCTGGTGTGCTTGTTGTTTTTGTCTAAGGCCACAAGTTCTTCATGTAACTGCTTGCCTACACCACTCTGGAAATCATGTGCTACTTTCTCTGTATTACTGATGAATTTCAAGGGAGCAGAAGtagacagaatgtttttttttacattaaagggcagttagaaaatgaaataaataaattgatatagATACTTTTGGCTTACCTGTACTGTTCATCATTCAGCAGGGGTCTTTGAGCTGCCAGATACCTACGAATTGTATCTTCCAGTTTTGGAACAGGTAATCTATGGAgaacatataaaatgtatatattttgggAAACATCCatacatttttagacattttattgTGAGACATTTTACTTGGTAAAattatttaatgcttttatttaaataatcatttgttaCAATGTTGTTAAACAGTGTATgttcactaccattcaaaagtgtggggaccatttatttttaaagaaatgtattttatttagcaaagatgcaaTAAATTGCTCTAAAGTAACCATAAGGACATTTATAAGGacacaaaacatttctatttcaaataaatgctgttcttttgaacattatatttattaaataacccTGAACATGTatcacattttcataaaaatgttaagcagcacatgtgacactgaagactggaataatgactgctgaaaattcagctctatGCTTTCATTAGaataaattgcatatatatatatatatgtatgtaattttatatagACAATTTACCCCGGAACAATACTGAGGGAACTAAATGTAAGGTAAGAGGGTCAATTTATGTGTAACACCGTGTCCCCATCCCCCTTGCAACCTAAGCGTAGACTTTGCACTTTCACCTACATTCTCTAATATGACCTGAAACTTGCGTAAAGaaaatttatattgtatttccAGATAAAATCTGATTCAACATCAAAGATGCAGTACCAAAGCACAGCAAAATGAATTATATGGCGTAAATTATATACCCCGTGTGTGTGATTCTACGTCAATTTCCTACCTTGGTAAACTCTTCTGGTAGTGCATGGTCGGGACGACACTTTTGTGTAAATACTCAATCCCAGCTCCTTCCTTACTGCTGTATTTACGCCGAGTGCTCGTTAGAACCGAGAGGGCAGGGTTATTCCTTAACCATTTGAATTTGCTCAGTGTTGAATTATATTGCGTAGAGATCAAACCTGCCATCATACAGCTTGACATTTAAGGAGTTATGAGCGTATTTTCCCTAAATCTCTCTTCGATCAAAACTTCTGTTTAACAGTGCTGCAAGCAACTCGAGCAGTGTGTCTGACAGATCCTGTCGCTGTCGGTACGGCCAACAATAATTAGCTATCCGTGTTCTCTTGCCTttctatttagaaaaaaaacgTAAGATAATTTACATTAGCTGCTTGACAATCAGACAAAATTCACAACAAAATCTTctgattttaatgtttgattcATTACTTCCGCCTCTCACCAACAATCacctttttcaaaataaaagtcaaatctatataaaaatgccatttgtgtgtgtgtgtgtgtgtgtgtgtgtgtgtgtgtgtgtgtatatatatatatatatatatatatatatatatatatatatatatatatatatatatatatatatatatataggctaagtTGTGTATCTAatgtttcaaatgcatttttcattatgTTTGAATTACATTAGAACTCTCACAGAGCAACACAAaccgatattttaaaaatattaaataaatgttcttactCCGTAAATTTCGAATATTTATTACATTGCCacatattttaaacacatttgaaCGCACCGTGGCTATCAAAGCGTGAGACCACAAGCTCCGCCTTTTTTTCTGATCCTTTCATATGATTGATTCAGCCGATTCAGCCACAGATGCGCAGGATGGTGATTGGTCGTCGGATGTCCCTTTGGGAAGCAACGACAGACAGCATCAATGAGGATCAGCCATCAGGCGCATTGCCAGCATCCTCTGGACCGATTGTGCTGGAAGTGCGACATTATTCTCCATATTTAGTTTAGAACCTTAGAGGcgaaattatatagatttattctaaatttaaattgaactaagttatataaaataatgtgtacAAAACTTACCATTTTAGGCACCCACAGACGTATTCGTGCTGCGGTTCATCGCTGTGTGAGTTGATAGAGGGGGAGAAGCGCTCATCCTCCTCTGCTGTCGCGCTCTGGAACGAATTATACATTccagtttttataattttcatttagaaGATACAATTCCTGTCGTCGATATAACAGATAGATATAATCTCGGTCGCTCAACCCGTGCATGCCGTCTACATTGCGGTGTGAAGGTATTTAACATCTTGCAGAGGTAAGATTATTTGAACATTGCAATGTCTACACAGCACAGCGTTaagactataaaatatatatcttaacAAATATATTCCGAGTACCAACAATgatgattttcttttccttcctGATGAAAATAGATTTACGTAATGGAATCCTAAAAACAATACATCTATTTCTAAAAGCTGTTGCAATCATCACATATATGTGTGAATGGGATTCAGTATTAACCCCAAGATACATTTTACACACTGTGCTCTGACCTCAATTCAGCCTTGATCTTATCTCTACCTCTGAGACTTGCCCACAGCATCTGTCATTGTTTTGACCAAATGCACTGACattattgatttgattatttaAGGTACAAcatctaatttattttatgttatttttcagTGTCTAGCAGTCTAAGCAATGGGAGCTCTAAGCAAACAGCAGTTCTTCCAGGAGCTGGGATCCGGTTGCTTGCTTCCGACTGTTCAGCACGGTCTGGAACAAGTATGGCAGCTGTTACTCATCTGCCTAGTGTGTAGGCTGCTGTGGAGATTGGGTAAGAGGGTTTATACAACACATGACATGTACTGTAATCTTTTAATgcaattaaaggaacagttcttctaaaataaaaacaaattactctCCCTAATGTCATTACAAACATTTCCTCTTTTCTGTGCCACTTGTGTAAGGGTATAGTGGCCAGCTGTTTAAAGCaccaaaaaggacaaaaatacTCTTAAAGCAGCAAGTCTGTCATGTACAATGTGCAATATCTCAAGTCTTTTAAGCCATGTGATAGCTCTGTGTGAGGAACATCTTGCTTGACAGCTATGATCACCACCATACGCTCAGATTCGTCTGTAAATAACTCACTTTCTGTTGCatggaaagagagaaaaaaaacatgaccTTTGAATATCTTCTTATACTGAAGTACAATACAAATAATAGGTAATCAAATTATtctgttacaaattatttttaagcTGTTTTTCCTCTCTCAGGTCTGCCCTCTTTCTTGAAACACTTGAGTACGGTGGCAGGTGGTTTTTATACTCTTTACCTGTTCTTCGAGCTGCACATGGTTTGGGTGGTGCTTCTCAGCCTCCTCTGCTACCTCATCCTCTTCCTGTGCCGCCATTCGAGCAGCCGAGGACCCTTCCTGTCCATCACCATCCTCATCTACCTCCTTCTTGGGTATGAAGATACATCCTGTCTCGCTCATCATTTTTGCAATTTTTCCCAACAGCATTAGGAAGTttactttgaaaatgtaataGGGTACAGATAACAAGAGATACAGTGTTAAGATTCTGTTCTTTCTGTTTCAGAGAATTGCATATGATGGATACAACAACCTGGCATAAAATGAGAGGTCAGTCTTTGATGCTGTTTTATTACCGGACATCGGTGACCATTAGACCAGGACTGTATAGATGTTTCTTACTGTGATTAAATTTCGAGTAAAATACTTGTTGTGGTCATGTAGGTTCCCAGATGGTAGTGGCCATGAAGGCAGTTTCTATTGCCTTTGATTTGGACAAAGGCATAGTGGAGAAATTTCCCTCTCCAGTGGAGTTTATGGGCTACATTTACTTTGTGGGGACGGTCATCTTTGGGCCCTGGATCAGTTTCAATAGCTACATGGATGCGGTAGAGAGTCGAAAATTTGTGAGTCTCAAATTTTGTTCTAATACAAATAAGAGTTAAAGGGGTTTAAGAGAATCACAGATGCTTCAGCCAGCACTTTACCATGTTTATATGCTCTTTTTCAGAGTGTCTCCTGGTTTCTGAAGTCAGTCTTCAGTTGTGTGAAGAGCCAGCTCTGTCTGGTAATTTCCAACTGTATTGCACCCTATCTCTTTCCCTATTTCATCCCGGTCTTTGGAGACAAGCTGCTCCGCAAGTGAGTATAAGTTTGAGTTGAGTAAAATGATGAAGTTATTCAGTGAGCAATGAAATGTAAAGTATGGACTTATTCTTCTACTTCTAATATCAGACGTGTTGCTTTACTATCTGTGGTTTTTGACTGATCTGTTTTCAAATTATTTCCTCAGCAAGAAACGAAAGATAAGGTATTGTCCTACTTATGTTATTTACATAAATTTGAATCATGGGGGGGAGGGATACAAATTCATACAAGAATAAAACATACATCTTCTAAATTTActtgtaaaaataattaaaacaacgaATTCTGCTAGGTTTGAGATTTCtgtataaaacttttattttatctgtttctttctatttataaaatagaatttttggattgagtttattaatgttttttttattttgtatttcaataCAGGGGCTCTCTTAAAAGGTAGGCAATGCAAAGTGTTAAACctcagtggtttcatgtctctgtggtTGTCTCTGATCTGTGATAACCTTCAGCTTTGTAATTCTCCTCATCAGGTGGCTACAGGCCTATGAGAACACCTTGTCCTTCCATTTCAGTAATTACTTTGTGAGTTATCTTGGTGAGACGACCAGCACATTGGCAGGTGCTGGTTTCACAGAGGAGAAGGACAATCTTAAGTGGTATGTATAAATGATACAGATTTAATCACTAGTCAGAATTTCAAATAGAGGACTGTGACATTTTTGCCATTGAAATTACCCCTTTTTCCTCTATATCTGGTTAAATAGGCTTAATTTAGTAGGCTCTGAAGTAAAGATGTTTATATTAGTGCAAAACACCTAGaaattttattatagagtaaaagattcataaaaaatatcaataaaatgtttattctgttaatataaatgtgtatgtggTTGTTATTTCTGATTTGACAAATCCTGGCAGATCCAGAATTAGTCAGTCTCTCATGTCTATCTCTCAAGtgttattttttaattccatTTCTGTTGTTTCAGGGACTTGACAATAGCAAAGCCGCTAAATGTAGAGTTTCCCAGGTCTATGGTTGAAGTGGTGACTTCCTGGAACCTGCCCATGTCCCGCTGGCTCAACacctgtatgtgtttgtttgtgaatttGTGTCCTTTACTTTCGTATAGTGTTGTATTAGTCTTAATTACACTGAAATTAATAAGATATGTATTATACCTCccaaaaaagcattttatttagaACAGGCTTTTGTGTATTTTCTTTTACTTCCAAATATCTGGGTTAGTCACATTCTCCACCTCATTTGTTTTAGATGTATTCAGGAAGGCTCTC
Protein-coding regions in this window:
- the LOC127963924 gene encoding carnitine O-palmitoyltransferase 2, mitochondrial, with amino-acid sequence MSSCMMAGLISTQYNSTLSKFKWLRNNPALSVLTSTRRKYSSKEGAGIEYLHKSVVPTMHYQKSLPRLPVPKLEDTIRRYLAAQRPLLNDEQYSNTEKVAHDFQSGVGKQLHEELVALDKNNKHTSYISAPWFDMYLSARESVVLNFNPFMSFNPDPKPEYNDQLVRATNMVCSAVRFMKTLRAGLLEPEVFHLNPAKSDTDSFKKLIRWVPPSISWFGAYMVNAYPLDMSQYFRLFNSTRIPKYKRDELLTDDKGRHLLVVRRGNLYVFDALDRDGSLIKPAEVQAHLKYILSDSTKAPSFPLGILTSENRDTWAGLRHKLMEAGNGEALHLVDSALFCLCLDEEVMRDHIHISHNMLHGDGCNRWYDKSFSIILAKDGQAAINFEHSWGDGVAVLRFQNEVFKDTTEKPLVGPGSQPAAVDSSSAVRRLEFKLTEELKAGIAKAKENFQAAVSKLTIDAMEFKKGGKEQLKKKKLSPDAISQLAFQMGFLRQYRQTVATYESCSTAAFKHGRTETIRPATIHTKRCAKAFVEQPGQHSVEQLQGLLNECSKYHGQLTKEAAMGQGFDRHLFAMRYLANSKGMALHGLYKDPAYTAINHNILSTSTLTSPAVSLGGFAPVVPDGFGVGYGVHDEWIGCNVSSYPSRNVHEFLKCVHKSLEDIFTVLDGKPIN
- the porcn gene encoding protein-serine O-palmitoleoyltransferase porcupine, with the translated sequence MGALSKQQFFQELGSGCLLPTVQHGLEQVWQLLLICLVCRLLWRLGLPSFLKHLSTVAGGFYTLYLFFELHMVWVVLLSLLCYLILFLCRHSSSRGPFLSITILIYLLLGELHMMDTTTWHKMRGSQMVVAMKAVSIAFDLDKGIVEKFPSPVEFMGYIYFVGTVIFGPWISFNSYMDAVESRKFSVSWFLKSVFSCVKSQLCLVISNCIAPYLFPYFIPVFGDKLLRNKKRKIRGSLKRWLQAYENTLSFHFSNYFVSYLGETTSTLAGAGFTEEKDNLKWDLTIAKPLNVEFPRSMVEVVTSWNLPMSRWLNTYVFRKALKYGSFTAIILTYTASALLHGLSFHIGAVLFSLGFITYIEHVLRKRLSVILNACVLSKRCPSDCKHRHKKEFWVYFINGTFSMLAVLHLTYLGSIFGSSTDDTDSDEDGMASHTIEKWTQLSWTSHWLTFGLWVLYRLIL
- the LOC127962992 gene encoding protein mago nashi homolog, with product MSSSDFYLRYYVGHKGKFGHEFLEFEFRPDGKLRYANNSNYKNDVMIRKEAYVHKSVMEELKRIIDDSEITKEDDALWPPPDRVGRQELEIVIGDEHISFTTSKIGSLIDVNQSKDPEGLRVFYYLVQDLKCLVFSLIGLHFKIKPI